The following proteins come from a genomic window of Trueperaceae bacterium:
- a CDS encoding ATP:cob(I)alamin adenosyltransferase: protein MKIYTRTGDDGVTGLFGGDRVSKANPRIGVCGAVDEANSAIGFAVSFAGDELGDIVKELLGIQKRLFEIGADLATPMDASPRQNLRVVTEKDVSQLEKLIDRFDHELSPLQSFIIPGGHSCAAGLHLARGVTRRAEREVVAMANKEEVNTQIVVYLNRLSDLLFTLARTVNVRTKATETLWLPRSKE from the coding sequence ATGAAGATATATACCCGAACTGGAGATGACGGCGTAACAGGGCTTTTTGGTGGCGATCGTGTTTCAAAAGCTAACCCGAGAATTGGGGTTTGTGGCGCAGTTGACGAAGCGAATAGTGCTATTGGATTTGCCGTTAGTTTCGCTGGAGACGAATTAGGGGATATCGTAAAGGAGCTGCTCGGTATTCAGAAAAGATTGTTTGAGATTGGGGCGGACCTAGCAACACCAATGGACGCCTCGCCTCGACAGAACCTAAGAGTCGTTACGGAAAAAGATGTTTCACAACTTGAAAAATTAATAGACCGATTCGATCATGAACTCTCACCACTGCAGTCCTTTATTATTCCTGGTGGTCATTCCTGTGCTGCTGGGTTACATCTCGCTCGAGGCGTTACACGGAGGGCGGAGCGAGAGGTAGTGGCAATGGCTAATAAGGAGGAGGTAAATACTCAAATTGTAGTTTACCTCAACCGCCTTTCTGACCTTCTTTTCACGTTAGCTCGGACGGTGAACGTCAGGACTAAAGCGACCGAGACTTTGTGGTTGCCTCGGTCGAAGGAGTAG
- a CDS encoding dihydroorotate dehydrogenase (quinone) codes for MSDCPHLSTRGGRQSLEPPKTLTSSKFTSPKVTLVLVYHHFARPLLFKFDPEHIHDLTMGLLSYLAERPSLLSWVTSRLPVSDDRLRTQVMGLDFPNPVGLAAGLDKNGLAIPVWAALGFGTIELGSVTFRGQVGNARPRLFRLPENSALINRMGFNNEGSAAIAERLSLLRGSGRWPKIPVGINIGKTKIVPNNLAPKDYAGAMRVLWSHGDYFVINVSSPNTLRLRELQATEALESILKSIHEVRESRGFKPILIKIAPDLEPGRVEEIAELAHKHALDGIIATNTTVTRPGTTKNLNEAGGLSGKPLSELSLQTLRTLASISDLPIISVGGIFSAEDAYDRFAAGASLIQGYTAFVFHGPTWVCDINQGLIKLLNRDGYKNLTELRKSKAK; via the coding sequence ATGTCGGATTGTCCTCACCTGAGTACAAGAGGAGGAAGACAATCTCTTGAGCCTCCAAAAACCTTAACATCGTCGAAATTTACCTCCCCCAAAGTTACACTGGTCCTTGTGTATCACCACTTTGCCCGACCTCTTCTTTTTAAATTTGACCCAGAACACATTCATGACCTCACAATGGGTTTGCTTTCATATCTAGCCGAGCGGCCCAGCCTATTGAGTTGGGTGACTAGTCGCCTGCCAGTGTCTGACGATCGCCTCCGAACCCAAGTTATGGGGTTAGATTTCCCAAATCCTGTCGGTCTAGCTGCAGGTCTTGATAAAAACGGCCTAGCTATCCCCGTTTGGGCTGCCCTAGGTTTCGGCACAATTGAACTCGGGAGCGTCACTTTTAGAGGTCAAGTCGGGAATGCCAGGCCCAGGCTATTTCGACTTCCCGAAAACTCGGCTCTTATAAACCGTATGGGCTTTAATAATGAGGGTTCTGCTGCGATCGCAGAACGATTATCCCTCCTACGAGGTTCGGGTAGGTGGCCTAAAATCCCTGTCGGGATCAATATTGGAAAGACTAAAATAGTTCCTAACAACCTTGCTCCGAAAGATTACGCTGGCGCAATGAGAGTTTTGTGGTCGCACGGGGATTACTTTGTCATCAACGTTAGTTCTCCAAATACTTTGAGACTTAGAGAGCTCCAAGCCACTGAAGCCCTTGAATCAATACTTAAATCTATTCATGAAGTTCGTGAAAGCCGAGGATTTAAACCAATTCTGATAAAAATCGCCCCTGATTTAGAACCAGGAAGAGTAGAAGAGATTGCTGAGTTGGCTCACAAACATGCTTTAGATGGAATTATTGCAACTAACACAACTGTCACCCGTCCCGGTACAACGAAAAATCTGAACGAAGCTGGTGGTCTTTCTGGAAAGCCTCTTTCAGAATTATCTTTGCAGACACTAAGGACACTAGCCAGCATTAGCGACCTTCCGATAATCTCCGTCGGTGGGATTTTCTCGGCAGAAGATGCCTATGATCGTTTTGCTGCTGGGGCTAGCTTGATACAAGGGTATACTGCCTTTGTCTTTCACGGCCCAACCTGGGTATGTGACATAAACCAGGGCCTAATTAAGCTTTTGAATCGCGATGGTTATAAGAATCTTACCGAACTAAGGAAATCAAAAGCTAAGTAG
- a CDS encoding NrdH-redoxin, whose translation MHEKVKVYTTHWCGDCIITKQYLSKLNIPFEEVNIEEDQDAAEYVMALNGGRRSVPTLVYNGNATSLSGFSRAKLDNFLSTYDLPDLK comes from the coding sequence ATGCACGAAAAAGTAAAGGTTTACACCACTCACTGGTGTGGAGACTGCATAATTACCAAACAGTACCTTTCAAAGCTCAACATTCCTTTTGAAGAAGTTAATATAGAAGAAGATCAGGATGCCGCGGAATACGTAATGGCGCTGAATGGCGGCCGGAGAAGTGTCCCTACCCTTGTTTATAATGGCAATGCTACTAGTCTTTCCGGGTTCTCAAGGGCCAAATTAGATAACTTTTTGTCTACCTACGATCTCCCAGATTTAAAGTAG
- a CDS encoding bifunctional demethylmenaquinone methyltransferase/2-methoxy-6-polyprenyl-1,4-benzoquinol methylase UbiE, with product MFSSIAPRYDLINSVLSLGLDQRWRSQAVKAALVDSPSRILDAATGTGDLALAIKRYGPRVNVVGVDLSERMLTIARRKANLRGLSITWEVGNASELSYPDCSFGAITISYGLRNLEDVDQGLNEFFRLLIPGGKLVILEFTSPPSGPLGNLVRLYSSKIIPAIGGALSGYRSAYEYLPDSIKGFFHPSILSEHIELAGFCNINYWRQFPGLSAVHIGIKPM from the coding sequence ATGTTTTCATCAATCGCACCGAGATACGATCTAATAAATTCTGTTCTTAGCCTTGGTTTGGATCAGAGGTGGCGATCCCAGGCAGTAAAAGCGGCCTTAGTAGATTCACCGTCTAGAATTCTAGATGCCGCAACTGGAACTGGAGATCTTGCATTAGCCATAAAAAGGTATGGCCCAAGAGTCAACGTAGTAGGAGTAGATTTGTCCGAGCGCATGCTAACTATCGCACGTCGAAAGGCTAATTTACGAGGGCTTAGCATCACCTGGGAAGTAGGTAACGCTAGTGAGCTATCTTACCCGGATTGTAGCTTTGGGGCAATAACTATATCTTACGGACTCCGTAATTTAGAGGACGTCGATCAGGGCCTTAATGAGTTCTTTCGCTTGCTCATCCCAGGAGGAAAATTAGTAATACTGGAATTTACTTCCCCGCCTTCGGGACCGCTAGGTAACTTAGTTAGACTGTACAGTTCCAAGATTATTCCCGCGATCGGGGGTGCTTTATCTGGTTATAGAAGCGCATACGAGTATCTTCCTGATTCGATAAAAGGCTTTTTCCACCCATCAATCCTAAGTGAGCATATAGAATTAGCAGGGTTTTGCAACATTAACTATTGGCGGCAATTCCCGGGTCTATCAGCGGTTCACATAGGGATAAAGCCTATGTGA
- a CDS encoding tRNA uridine 5-carboxymethylaminomethyl modification protein GidA translates to MASGGYHLKVDRGLGISTSGYEIIIVGAGIVGSEAAFVCASKGIKTLLVTTSLDSVYALGARVGQLKPAPDTLMASLLDGNMGASQPDGAVLRVKAKYILESLESLHLLQSNVTDLIWTETRLGGVVTWEGVVRFAPRVALCVGSFLKARLSSGSVIEVAGRLSEMAYDDLFLNLIKYGYAFENTSVEFPKECGALPYTVTFQRFGLHELGQDGFTLKRTPGLYSAGVCVNGELPYEIAANTGRKLGITLASAMNEEG, encoded by the coding sequence ATGGCATCTGGGGGGTATCACTTGAAAGTAGATAGAGGTCTGGGGATTAGTACTAGCGGATATGAGATCATCATTGTTGGGGCCGGAATAGTTGGAAGTGAGGCAGCTTTTGTGTGTGCCTCTAAGGGCATCAAAACTCTTTTAGTTACGACAAGCCTGGACTCGGTTTATGCTTTAGGAGCAAGAGTCGGACAATTAAAACCCGCACCTGACACCCTTATGGCTAGTCTGCTGGACGGGAACATGGGCGCAAGTCAACCCGATGGCGCCGTATTGCGAGTCAAGGCTAAATACATTCTTGAGAGTTTAGAGAGCCTTCATCTATTACAATCCAACGTTACAGATTTGATATGGACCGAAACCAGGCTAGGTGGTGTTGTGACGTGGGAAGGAGTGGTTCGATTTGCGCCAAGAGTGGCCCTTTGCGTCGGCAGCTTTCTTAAAGCTCGTTTGAGTTCTGGAAGCGTCATTGAGGTAGCCGGCAGGCTTAGCGAAATGGCCTACGATGATCTTTTTTTAAACTTGATCAAATACGGATATGCGTTTGAGAACACTAGCGTTGAATTTCCAAAAGAGTGTGGGGCGCTGCCCTATACTGTAACTTTTCAACGGTTCGGGCTGCATGAACTCGGGCAGGACGGATTCACCCTTAAAAGGACCCCAGGCCTATACAGTGCTGGCGTTTGTGTAAATGGCGAACTTCCTTATGAAATTGCTGCTAATACGGGACGTAAATTAGGGATAACGCTAGCTTCCGCGATGAACGAAGAGGGTTGA
- a CDS encoding 1,4-dihydroxy-6-naphthoate synthase: protein MKSSNTLSLGFSPCPNDTLIFYGLAHKYVGAEINWNLHIDDIQSLNSLAITNTIDVAKISYNAFGHVASKYVMLGAGGALGRGVGPLVVSREPLSDLEGKTVAIPGSLTTAHLLLRLSQPDTIKMVPVRYDMIMPSVSSGEVDAGLIIHESRFTYEDLGLYKYIDLGAWWEESTGLPIPLGGIAAKRELGWQRLLRIEEIIRESLEFGQQHLSEANSYIAEHAQEMSAEVRQQHIDLYVNDFSIDLGPSGRAACRALLELSAERNLIPKVPQDLFLTA from the coding sequence ATGAAATCTTCAAATACACTCTCACTCGGCTTCTCGCCCTGCCCTAACGACACCCTAATTTTTTATGGCCTAGCCCACAAGTACGTTGGTGCTGAAATTAATTGGAATCTCCATATTGATGACATTCAGTCTCTAAACTCCCTAGCAATAACTAACACGATCGACGTTGCAAAAATAAGCTACAACGCCTTCGGCCATGTTGCATCGAAATACGTCATGCTAGGAGCTGGAGGAGCCCTAGGGCGAGGGGTCGGCCCCTTGGTAGTTTCACGCGAACCGCTCTCTGACTTAGAGGGAAAAACAGTTGCGATACCTGGCTCCTTAACAACGGCACATTTACTACTCCGCCTTTCGCAACCAGACACCATAAAAATGGTTCCGGTTCGTTACGACATGATTATGCCTTCCGTTTCTTCTGGTGAGGTGGATGCTGGCCTAATCATCCATGAAAGTCGGTTTACATACGAAGACTTAGGTCTCTACAAATACATTGACTTGGGAGCATGGTGGGAAGAAAGCACGGGCCTTCCAATCCCTTTAGGGGGGATTGCTGCTAAGAGGGAACTAGGTTGGCAACGCTTGCTCAGAATCGAAGAAATCATCCGAGAAAGCCTAGAGTTTGGTCAGCAGCACCTATCAGAAGCTAATTCCTACATTGCAGAGCACGCTCAGGAAATGAGTGCCGAAGTGCGACAACAACATATTGACCTCTACGTGAATGATTTCAGCATTGATCTTGGACCCTCGGGTAGGGCTGCCTGCCGTGCCTTACTAGAATTGTCGGCCGAACGGAATCTAATTCCAAAGGTCCCTCAGGATTTATTTTTAACGGCTTAA
- a CDS encoding CoA-binding protein, whose product MVDLTDSYLRKIFDQMNRIAILGASLNSLRAGYYVSTYLHQVRFSIFPVNPTYLGKSLENRPFVASLSEIDEPLDTINIFRASHLLLAHLPEILALKPLPRLAWFQPGSHDPKVTCELYNAGITVIQQRCIFTEHNRLN is encoded by the coding sequence ATGGTGGACCTCACCGACAGTTATCTTAGAAAAATATTTGACCAGATGAACCGCATTGCAATTCTCGGTGCTAGCCTAAATTCTCTAAGGGCAGGATACTACGTGAGCACATACCTTCATCAGGTAAGATTTTCTATTTTTCCAGTAAATCCTACCTATCTTGGCAAAAGCCTTGAGAACCGCCCTTTCGTCGCTTCCCTTTCCGAAATTGATGAACCCCTGGACACTATCAATATCTTTCGAGCCAGCCATCTTCTACTCGCACATCTTCCCGAAATTCTAGCCCTAAAGCCTCTTCCTCGTTTAGCTTGGTTCCAGCCCGGCTCACACGATCCTAAAGTCACCTGCGAACTTTATAACGCAGGCATAACAGTGATTCAACAACGATGTATATTTACAGAACATAACCGCTTAAATTAG
- a CDS encoding translation initiation factor IF-3: MEFISREMKVNDQIRARQVRFIDSGGQQQGILDTKDALSRAREEGLDLVLVGENSQPPVARMMDYGKYRYEIQQQAKEARKRAKNQEMKSIKFRIKIEEHDYTTKVNHIKRFLKSGHKVKVVIMFRGRERTHPELGKEILNRVSHDVGEIAAIDSPPTLAGMDMTMTLRSVTGRVSPDKEPASE; the protein is encoded by the coding sequence GTGGAGTTTATATCGAGAGAGATGAAAGTCAATGATCAGATTCGTGCTCGCCAGGTAAGGTTTATTGATTCTGGTGGACAACAACAAGGTATTCTCGATACTAAAGACGCGCTTAGTCGGGCTCGAGAAGAGGGTTTGGATCTAGTGTTAGTTGGGGAGAACTCCCAGCCCCCAGTGGCTCGCATGATGGACTACGGTAAGTATAGATACGAAATACAGCAACAGGCCAAGGAGGCTCGTAAGCGCGCCAAGAACCAAGAGATGAAATCAATCAAGTTCCGAATTAAGATAGAGGAGCACGATTACACAACCAAGGTTAACCATATCAAGAGATTTTTGAAAAGTGGTCACAAGGTAAAGGTAGTAATAATGTTCAGAGGAAGAGAGCGCACTCATCCAGAGCTTGGTAAAGAAATTCTCAATAGAGTCTCGCATGACGTGGGTGAAATAGCTGCTATAGATTCACCGCCAACTCTTGCTGGTATGGATATGACCATGACTCTCCGGTCTGTTACGGGACGGGTATCCCCGGATAAAGAGCCGGCTTCGGAATAA
- a CDS encoding 50S ribosomal protein L35, whose amino-acid sequence MPKLKTHKGTKARVKITGRGKVKAMKSGKRHLNFKKSGKRIRQGRNGLVIADSEAKRLKALLPYE is encoded by the coding sequence ATGCCGAAATTAAAGACCCATAAGGGCACCAAAGCCCGTGTGAAAATCACAGGGCGAGGTAAAGTAAAGGCGATGAAGTCGGGGAAGCGACACCTGAACTTCAAGAAATCAGGCAAACGTATTAGACAAGGTCGGAACGGCCTCGTCATTGCAGATTCTGAAGCGAAACGCCTCAAAGCGTTGTTGCCTTACGAGTAG
- a CDS encoding 50S ribosomal protein L20, with product MPRAKTGTVRRARHKKTLKQAKGFWGRRSKNYKTAHQTLLNAADYQYRDRRNRKNDFRRLWISRINAAARKEGTTYSSLMFGLRKLGVEINRKVLADLAVREPEAFRSLTQTVKTS from the coding sequence ATGCCAAGAGCTAAGACTGGAACAGTTCGTAGGGCTCGTCACAAAAAGACCCTTAAACAAGCCAAGGGTTTTTGGGGCAGGCGGTCCAAAAACTATAAGACAGCTCATCAAACCTTGCTTAATGCTGCAGATTATCAATACCGAGATAGACGAAATCGCAAGAATGATTTTAGGAGACTCTGGATTTCGAGAATTAATGCCGCTGCTCGGAAAGAGGGGACTACCTATTCTAGCTTGATGTTTGGACTCCGAAAGCTAGGAGTTGAGATAAATCGTAAAGTTTTGGCTGATCTAGCAGTTCGTGAACCTGAAGCTTTTCGTAGCCTAACCCAAACAGTAAAAACCTCATAA
- the hisD gene encoding histidinol dehydrogenase has product MKILRGLAAAEELFKSRRGDLVFDRASVAAVTKIIEQVRREGDQQIRELTKVFDGVDVEKTQVPIEEIARGAARTDPQLKTAIAEAAGRIERYYQKQPTKGFWLREKGALLGQVIRPLAKVGIYVPGGSAPLFSSLLMLAIPAKVAGVSDLVITTPPGPNGEVPDPILCAAHHLGITSLFRIGGAQAIAALAYGTESVPRVDKIVGPGNKFVVIAKRLVFGDVGIEALPGPTETLILADEHADPIHVTSDLVAQAEHIGAQPLLVTTSERLIDDVQTKLLSATENLPTASNAISSLEERAVMILVDDLYEGIEVANLYAPEHLCLLTREPWELLDFVKNAGGVFLGTNSPEAIGDYNAGPSHVMPTAATARFASFVNLRDFQKVMPVVELSPEIVELLGPSAARMARAEGLEAHAKAIESRLAEN; this is encoded by the coding sequence ATGAAAATTTTGCGTGGTCTAGCCGCTGCTGAAGAACTGTTTAAAAGCAGGAGGGGAGACCTGGTTTTTGACAGAGCTTCAGTTGCAGCTGTTACAAAAATCATTGAACAAGTTAGGCGCGAGGGTGATCAACAAATCCGGGAACTTACCAAGGTATTTGATGGGGTTGATGTGGAAAAAACCCAGGTTCCTATTGAAGAAATCGCTCGTGGTGCCGCGCGGACTGATCCTCAACTAAAAACAGCAATTGCTGAAGCAGCAGGAAGAATAGAAAGGTACTATCAAAAACAACCCACTAAAGGGTTTTGGTTACGCGAAAAAGGTGCGCTTCTGGGGCAGGTCATTAGGCCTCTTGCTAAAGTAGGTATTTACGTACCCGGTGGCTCAGCCCCTCTGTTTAGTTCTCTATTAATGTTAGCCATACCAGCCAAAGTGGCAGGCGTGAGCGATCTTGTAATAACTACCCCACCAGGACCCAATGGAGAGGTTCCTGATCCGATCTTATGCGCAGCGCATCATCTCGGTATTACTAGCCTTTTCAGGATTGGTGGAGCTCAGGCCATTGCGGCTCTTGCCTACGGTACCGAGTCGGTTCCCCGAGTAGATAAAATAGTTGGTCCTGGAAACAAGTTCGTAGTGATTGCTAAACGACTTGTTTTTGGGGATGTAGGGATAGAGGCGTTACCTGGACCAACTGAAACTTTGATTCTTGCTGATGAACATGCCGACCCGATACATGTGACCTCAGATTTGGTTGCACAAGCAGAACATATAGGAGCGCAGCCCCTGTTAGTCACTACCAGTGAGCGTTTGATTGATGATGTCCAGACTAAGCTTCTTTCTGCAACCGAGAATTTGCCTACCGCATCCAACGCAATTTCGTCTCTTGAGGAAAGGGCCGTTATGATTTTGGTAGATGATCTTTATGAGGGTATCGAGGTAGCTAACCTTTATGCCCCGGAACATTTGTGCCTTCTTACTAGAGAACCCTGGGAGCTTTTGGATTTTGTTAAAAATGCTGGGGGTGTTTTCCTGGGTACCAATAGTCCCGAGGCCATAGGTGATTACAATGCTGGACCTAGTCACGTTATGCCGACTGCCGCCACAGCTAGATTCGCAAGTTTTGTTAACCTCCGGGATTTCCAGAAGGTAATGCCTGTAGTGGAACTAAGTCCAGAAATCGTAGAATTATTAGGTCCCTCGGCGGCTCGAATGGCAAGGGCTGAAGGGCTCGAGGCGCATGCTAAGGCTATTGAGTCCCGTTTGGCTGAGAATTAA
- a CDS encoding hydrolase has protein sequence MNFSFETIEVGPLKTNAYLIEADNAKVLIDPGGNFNDIANAIDKTGGGLEAVWLTHAHFDHVSALHQIVAQYSVPFYMHPDASYFLEHATGMAKAFGFSINEPPTNFIPLKDRQLLAVGTHQCLCLATPGHAPGHIAFWFKNEKLVFSGDTLFSGSIGRTDLPFGDLDLLRHSIESRLMGLEETTTVLPGHGPPTTIAIEKATNPFL, from the coding sequence ATGAATTTTTCCTTCGAAACAATAGAAGTAGGCCCTTTAAAAACCAATGCATATCTAATAGAAGCCGATAATGCCAAGGTTCTCATCGATCCTGGTGGCAACTTTAATGACATTGCTAATGCCATAGATAAGACCGGAGGGGGACTAGAGGCTGTTTGGTTAACCCATGCTCACTTCGATCACGTCTCGGCTTTACATCAAATTGTCGCACAATATTCGGTACCGTTCTATATGCATCCAGACGCTAGCTACTTCTTAGAACACGCTACAGGCATGGCTAAAGCTTTTGGTTTCTCGATAAATGAACCGCCAACAAACTTTATCCCATTAAAAGATAGGCAGCTACTAGCTGTCGGTACTCATCAATGCCTATGCCTAGCGACACCTGGGCACGCCCCTGGGCATATAGCTTTTTGGTTTAAGAATGAAAAATTAGTTTTCTCTGGCGACACACTTTTCAGCGGTTCCATTGGCCGCACTGATTTACCTTTCGGTGACCTGGACCTGTTACGCCACAGCATTGAGTCTCGCCTGATGGGCTTAGAAGAAACCACCACTGTCCTCCCAGGTCACGGTCCACCCACAACAATAGCTATAGAGAAAGCAACCAATCCTTTTCTTTGA
- a CDS encoding glycosyl transferase family 2 — protein MLIPAFNEEKTIASVVQAAIASDLGPVLVIDDGSTDKTVENALQNGSVVLSLSKNSGKGRAIVTGATSMQTDYILMIDADLLGLNEKHLQDLAIPVLTKATNMTRGYFRGGRWQTTAAQIISPQLSGQRMLSRERLLKIPGLANSGYGIETAITAAARKENWSIVEVPLTGVSQVLKEEKRGLIRGLHARIRMYWEIFISLVKGFGS, from the coding sequence ATTTTAATCCCGGCTTTTAACGAGGAAAAAACAATTGCGTCTGTTGTACAAGCTGCTATAGCTTCCGATTTAGGCCCAGTCTTGGTAATAGACGATGGATCTACCGACAAAACCGTGGAAAACGCACTACAAAACGGTTCCGTTGTCCTCTCCTTAAGCAAAAATAGTGGTAAAGGCAGAGCAATAGTAACTGGTGCTACTTCAATGCAGACCGATTATATTCTTATGATTGACGCCGACCTCCTTGGCTTAAATGAAAAACACCTACAGGATCTTGCAATTCCAGTCCTAACCAAAGCAACCAATATGACACGCGGCTACTTCCGTGGCGGTCGTTGGCAAACCACCGCCGCACAGATCATTTCTCCCCAATTAAGTGGCCAGCGAATGCTAAGTCGGGAACGCCTCCTAAAGATCCCTGGATTAGCAAATTCTGGTTATGGGATTGAAACTGCCATAACAGCGGCTGCCCGAAAAGAAAATTGGAGTATTGTGGAGGTCCCTCTAACGGGGGTATCACAAGTCCTAAAAGAAGAAAAAAGAGGACTAATTAGAGGCCTTCATGCACGAATTCGCATGTACTGGGAAATATTTATTTCCTTGGTTAAAGGTTTTGGTTCATGA
- a CDS encoding 1-deoxy-D-xylulose-5-phosphate reductoisomerase, translating to MKTLSILGSTGSIGRQSLEVAAWRGYNIVGLSGGLNADELIGQANRWRPNLVSCQPEAESAIRPHLPPGTNLLTGDEGTEAVALLEADTVISAIPGYAGLKPTRLALEQGRHVALANKEAMVVAGPLMQNTVLASGATITPIDSEHSALYQCLVGEDPAYIEALILTASGGPFLRQPQDLKTVTVEQALRHPNWSMGPKVTIDSATLFNKGLEILEAHFLFNIPLCAIEVVIHPESLVHGLVRFTDGSTKAQVGPHDMRLPIQLAIEYPNRPSVPLPPFHLQGTWSFMAPDRDRFPSLDLAYQAGELGSVAPAYINAADEVAVKAFLAGKISFPDIPKILAAVLSETPSVDLSWDNLNQANEEASFLATSIAENIAR from the coding sequence GTGAAAACTTTAAGCATCCTTGGTTCTACAGGGTCTATCGGCCGGCAATCGTTAGAGGTAGCAGCGTGGCGAGGCTATAACATCGTAGGGCTTAGTGGCGGCCTTAATGCCGATGAATTGATAGGCCAGGCGAACCGCTGGCGCCCTAATTTAGTCTCATGCCAACCTGAGGCTGAAAGCGCCATTCGGCCTCACCTTCCTCCCGGAACAAATCTACTAACAGGGGATGAGGGAACCGAAGCAGTGGCTTTATTGGAGGCAGATACAGTTATATCAGCTATTCCTGGTTATGCCGGCTTGAAACCTACCCGTTTAGCTCTCGAACAGGGACGTCACGTAGCCTTAGCAAATAAAGAGGCAATGGTCGTGGCTGGCCCTTTAATGCAGAATACGGTCCTCGCTTCGGGAGCGACTATCACCCCCATTGACTCGGAACATTCTGCCCTTTACCAGTGCCTTGTGGGGGAGGATCCTGCCTATATTGAGGCCCTTATATTAACTGCTTCTGGAGGCCCTTTCCTTCGACAACCTCAAGATCTTAAGACTGTAACAGTAGAACAAGCACTGCGCCACCCTAATTGGTCAATGGGGCCAAAAGTAACTATCGATTCTGCAACTCTATTTAACAAAGGCCTCGAAATACTTGAAGCTCATTTCCTTTTTAACATTCCACTTTGTGCGATCGAAGTTGTTATCCATCCGGAATCTCTAGTCCATGGCCTAGTTAGATTTACTGACGGTAGTACTAAAGCACAGGTAGGCCCACATGACATGCGCCTTCCTATTCAGTTGGCTATCGAATACCCGAATCGCCCTAGTGTTCCGTTACCACCGTTTCACCTACAAGGCACATGGAGTTTTATGGCCCCAGATCGGGATCGCTTCCCAAGTTTAGACCTCGCTTACCAGGCTGGTGAACTAGGGAGCGTAGCCCCGGCCTATATCAATGCCGCTGACGAGGTAGCAGTAAAGGCTTTTCTTGCTGGAAAAATTTCTTTCCCGGATATCCCAAAAATCTTAGCTGCAGTCTTGAGTGAAACTCCATCTGTTGATCTATCCTGGGACAATCTAAATCAAGCTAACGAAGAAGCGTCATTTCTTGCAACAAGCATCGCGGAAAACATTGCCCGGTAG